In Sphingobacterium thalpophilum, a genomic segment contains:
- a CDS encoding septum formation initiator family protein: MQRLWSLIRNKYLLAALAFLVWMLFFDRNDFATQYSYQKQKANLESERSFYLKENAAIIKTINDIRSNPQEVQRIAREKYKMKKDNEDIYVITKVAPKENH, from the coding sequence ATGCAACGATTGTGGTCCTTAATAAGAAATAAGTATTTGTTAGCCGCTTTGGCTTTTCTCGTGTGGATGTTGTTTTTTGATCGAAATGACTTTGCCACGCAGTATAGTTATCAAAAGCAGAAAGCGAATTTGGAAAGTGAACGCTCCTTCTACCTTAAGGAAAATGCGGCTATCATTAAAACAATAAACGATATTCGATCAAATCCGCAGGAAGTACAACGTATTGCACGTGAGAAGTATAAGATGAAAAAAGATAATGAAGATATTTATGTGATTACTAAAGTAGCACCTAAAGAGAATCATTAA
- a CDS encoding DUF4397 domain-containing protein: MKNYRLFNFIAIALAAFFLTSCLKDNDDQPIPAALLTMVNGYTDANAVIYFADGGPLQNPNYPLGFKSYAQIGLFTGARRIAVSAEYNTKLTDTTVTIKDSTIYTSFLFGTKAKPVQVITTDRINKDIKNTESGLRFFNLAEGTDLVTLKIGDQASPSEWTNRAQETQNSASAHQGFIAQKSGTFTVTARDKAGKTIATRSDIKLVEGYYYSLILIGKANDEKKPLYIGLVAQAAN, from the coding sequence ATGAAAAACTATAGATTATTTAATTTTATTGCTATTGCTTTAGCGGCATTCTTTTTAACAAGCTGTCTAAAAGATAACGATGACCAGCCAATTCCTGCCGCATTGCTTACCATGGTTAATGGATACACGGATGCCAATGCAGTTATATATTTTGCAGACGGCGGCCCGCTTCAAAACCCTAATTATCCATTGGGATTCAAGAGTTATGCTCAAATTGGGCTATTTACAGGAGCACGTAGAATTGCAGTCTCCGCTGAATATAACACGAAATTAACGGATACAACTGTAACAATCAAAGATAGCACCATCTATACATCCTTTTTATTTGGAACTAAAGCCAAACCCGTACAGGTGATCACAACAGATCGAATCAATAAAGACATCAAAAATACAGAGTCTGGTTTACGCTTCTTTAATCTTGCTGAAGGTACAGATTTAGTTACCCTGAAAATAGGCGATCAGGCTTCCCCCTCAGAATGGACCAATAGAGCACAAGAAACACAAAATTCAGCAAGTGCCCATCAGGGATTTATTGCTCAAAAGAGTGGCACATTCACTGTCACCGCTCGTGATAAAGCCGGAAAAACTATCGCAACACGTAGCGACATTAAATTGGTTGAAGGTTATTATTATTCATTAATACTCATAGGCAAGGCTAATGATGAAAAGAAACCTTTATATATTGGTCTAGTAGCCCAAGCCGCAAATTAA
- a CDS encoding DUF3810 domain-containing protein, giving the protein MEKRDKIAVFTVVLLLIGIFIFSLVEQHSQWIEAFYARGFYRYYSHVPRFIFGYVPSFSLGDLFYVLVVAFLLYSIAKLIGNLWKGRWKSSFRSVLTMINLVLGLYFFFYLSWGMNYYREPISINANLKVDSLKLADYLVVLNGFLDSTNNLREHVNPSEWEEHKETIQRDLNTWVQQDTAFADFLSRGQIRAKSPINSRIVSFFGVSGYFNPFTHEAHVNKAMPVTFLPFTTVHELAHQQGIGFEDEANFIAFARLQRHPQIFYRYSAYLQTTLYMLRELQGMYPDLGKDYKGRLSAKVLNDMEKERYFWSQYTGWVDDVMGLFYNQYLKHNNQQEGIARYDRMTRLVLAYELKRRGCR; this is encoded by the coding sequence ATGGAGAAACGCGATAAAATAGCTGTTTTCACGGTAGTATTACTTCTGATTGGAATTTTTATTTTCTCCTTGGTTGAGCAACATAGCCAATGGATTGAGGCGTTTTATGCACGCGGGTTTTACCGTTACTATAGTCATGTGCCAAGATTTATTTTTGGGTATGTTCCCTCCTTTAGTTTAGGTGATCTATTTTATGTCCTAGTCGTTGCATTTCTACTCTATTCAATTGCTAAATTAATCGGAAATTTATGGAAAGGAAGATGGAAAAGTTCTTTTCGTTCGGTTTTGACTATGATCAATTTGGTATTAGGTCTCTATTTTTTCTTTTACCTATCATGGGGTATGAATTACTATCGTGAACCAATCAGTATAAATGCCAATTTGAAAGTTGATAGCTTAAAGTTAGCGGATTATCTCGTGGTTTTGAATGGGTTTTTGGACAGTACAAATAATCTGCGGGAACATGTGAATCCATCCGAATGGGAAGAGCATAAAGAAACTATTCAAAGGGATTTGAATACATGGGTACAACAGGATACGGCTTTTGCAGATTTCCTGTCAAGAGGTCAAATTAGGGCAAAATCACCCATAAATAGCAGGATAGTTTCTTTTTTTGGTGTCTCAGGTTATTTTAATCCGTTCACTCATGAAGCACATGTTAATAAAGCCATGCCGGTAACCTTTTTACCTTTTACTACAGTGCATGAACTTGCGCATCAACAGGGAATTGGTTTTGAAGACGAGGCGAATTTTATCGCTTTTGCTCGCTTACAGCGACATCCACAGATCTTTTACCGATATTCGGCTTATCTACAGACCACACTGTATATGTTACGTGAACTGCAGGGCATGTATCCTGATTTAGGAAAAGATTACAAGGGAAGATTAAGCGCAAAAGTATTGAACGATATGGAAAAAGAAAGGTATTTCTGGAGTCAATACACAGGTTGGGTCGACGATGTGATGGGATTGTTTTATAATCAATACCTCAAGCACAACAATCAACAGGAAGGCATAGCACGATACGATCGGATGACACGGTTGGTGTTGGCCTATGAGCTTAAAAGAAGAGGTTGTAGATAA
- the lpxB gene encoding lipid-A-disaccharide synthase yields the protein MKYYLIAGETSGDLHGANLIKALKIEDPDATFQIVGGNLMQAEAGKKALIHTSEMAFMGFIEVLKNLPKISRNLKLVKNDLLKEKPDTVILIDFPGFNLKIADFAKKNGIKTCYYISPKVWAWNQGRVKKIKRIVDHMFCILPFEVDFYKKWRMPVDYVGNPLLDAISAYQFNPKFREQHGFSEKPLIALLPGSREMEIANLLPIMAELPFFFPVHQFVIAGAPNFDEAYYKQFFKGIDIPVIFNQTYDILHNAEAAVVTSGTATLETGILKVPQVVVYKANPISVWIAKLVIKVKFISLVNLINNFLSVRELIQDECTAYDISYEVGELINNKAHRASVMENYDILAEKLDSPGASEKTAKLIVKYLAKF from the coding sequence ATGAAATACTATCTTATTGCAGGTGAAACTTCAGGAGACTTACATGGTGCCAATCTTATTAAAGCATTAAAAATTGAAGACCCCGATGCGACTTTCCAAATCGTAGGGGGCAATCTCATGCAAGCAGAGGCGGGAAAAAAAGCGTTGATACATACTTCAGAAATGGCCTTTATGGGCTTTATAGAGGTTTTAAAAAATCTGCCCAAGATATCTAGGAATCTCAAACTTGTTAAAAATGATCTATTGAAAGAAAAACCGGATACCGTCATTCTTATAGATTTCCCTGGCTTCAATTTGAAAATTGCTGATTTTGCAAAAAAAAATGGCATCAAAACATGTTATTATATTTCCCCTAAAGTGTGGGCCTGGAATCAAGGCCGCGTAAAGAAAATCAAACGGATTGTCGACCATATGTTTTGTATTCTGCCTTTTGAGGTAGATTTTTATAAAAAGTGGCGCATGCCCGTTGATTACGTTGGAAACCCGCTGTTGGATGCGATTTCAGCCTATCAATTCAACCCAAAGTTCAGGGAGCAGCATGGATTTTCAGAAAAACCCTTGATCGCCCTTTTACCCGGAAGCCGCGAAATGGAAATTGCCAACCTCCTTCCCATCATGGCCGAACTTCCATTTTTCTTTCCTGTACATCAATTTGTCATTGCCGGTGCGCCTAATTTTGATGAAGCCTACTACAAGCAATTTTTTAAAGGTATTGATATTCCCGTAATCTTCAATCAAACCTACGACATTCTCCATAACGCAGAAGCCGCAGTCGTAACGAGTGGAACGGCTACACTCGAAACAGGTATCTTGAAAGTACCTCAGGTTGTCGTTTATAAAGCTAACCCAATATCGGTATGGATTGCCAAATTAGTCATCAAGGTTAAATTTATCTCACTAGTCAATCTAATTAACAATTTCTTATCAGTACGGGAATTGATTCAAGACGAATGCACGGCATACGATATCTCCTATGAAGTAGGTGAACTTATCAATAACAAAGCTCACCGTGCAAGTGTGATGGAAAACTATGATATTTTAGCCGAAAAGCTAGATTCTCCTGGCGCATCAGAGAAAACTGCCAAATTAATTGTAAAATATCTCGCTAAATTTTAA
- a CDS encoding YkvA family protein yields MNNRIKRIAKGMFEQFRHRKITESEFVQAEAKARNLGGYMDDFNVLIAMCKDTITGKYKMDKWNLSIIIGTILYVVSPIDAIPDFILVGGWIDDVAIVGYAIRKLSAEMEQYKRSKFPVETR; encoded by the coding sequence ATGAACAATAGAATCAAAAGAATTGCGAAGGGAATGTTTGAGCAGTTTAGGCATCGTAAAATTACGGAATCTGAATTTGTACAGGCGGAGGCAAAAGCGAGGAATCTAGGAGGCTATATGGACGACTTCAACGTATTAATTGCGATGTGTAAGGACACCATTACGGGGAAGTATAAAATGGACAAATGGAATTTATCGATTATTATTGGAACGATACTTTATGTGGTTTCGCCAATTGATGCAATTCCCGATTTTATTCTCGTGGGCGGGTGGATCGATGATGTGGCCATTGTGGGTTATGCGATTCGCAAACTCAGCGCTGAGATGGAACAGTACAAGCGTTCAAAGTTTCCTGTCGAAACGAGATAA
- a CDS encoding histone deacetylase: MLKIAFRQEFVHPVKEGHRFPMLKYELIPLKLKHEGLADESSFFSPELASFETCCLVHDPVYVKQLFELTLDSKMIRRIGFPLSQSLVDRERYILDGTIRSAAYALEYGVAFTIAGGTHHAGYDFGEGFCLMNDQATAAGYLLKHNYAGRILIIDLDVHQGNGTAHIFEGHNQVFTFSMHGEKNYPFVKQRSHLDIGLEDQVTDAEYLTLLKENLVDVFRKFEPDFVFYQAGVDILQTDKLGKLNLSSSTCRRRDELVFHMCHKHHIPIQVSMGGGYSPEIKDIVNAHCQTFRIAIDLYNL, from the coding sequence GTGCTTAAGATAGCTTTTCGTCAAGAATTTGTCCATCCCGTCAAAGAGGGGCATCGATTTCCGATGCTGAAATACGAGTTGATTCCTTTAAAGTTAAAGCATGAAGGGCTGGCAGATGAGTCAAGTTTTTTCAGTCCTGAACTAGCAAGCTTTGAGACATGCTGTTTGGTCCATGATCCAGTGTATGTAAAGCAGTTGTTTGAGCTTACTTTGGATTCGAAAATGATCCGTAGAATAGGTTTTCCATTAAGTCAAAGCCTTGTTGATCGGGAGCGATATATCTTAGATGGGACGATCCGAAGCGCCGCATATGCACTTGAGTATGGTGTTGCTTTTACCATTGCAGGGGGGACACATCATGCCGGTTATGATTTTGGTGAAGGCTTCTGTCTGATGAACGATCAAGCGACTGCCGCCGGGTACCTGTTGAAGCATAACTATGCAGGTCGTATCCTTATTATTGATCTGGATGTACACCAAGGAAATGGTACTGCGCATATTTTTGAGGGGCATAATCAGGTGTTTACCTTTTCAATGCATGGCGAGAAAAACTATCCCTTTGTCAAACAGCGTTCCCATTTGGATATCGGCTTGGAAGATCAGGTTACTGATGCGGAATATCTCACTTTATTGAAAGAAAATTTGGTTGATGTGTTCCGGAAATTTGAGCCTGATTTCGTTTTCTATCAGGCTGGAGTAGATATTTTACAAACAGATAAGCTGGGGAAATTGAATTTAAGCAGCAGTACCTGCCGTCGAAGAGATGAATTGGTCTTTCATATGTGCCATAAACACCATATCCCTATTCAGGTAAGTATGGGGGGAGGTTATTCTCCTGAAATTAAAGATATTGTCAATGCACATTGCCAGACTTTTAGAATAGCAATAGATTTATATAATTTATAA
- a CDS encoding IS110 family transposase, whose translation MKTAGLDVHKDSIFCAVFNGKHYSDVEVFETFSTGIRQLGAYLKAAGVLRVAMESTSIYWIPVWNILSEMGFDLMLVNPFLIKQLPGRKSDVKDAQWIAQLLHKDMLRGSFVPGERIQELRSYTRSYSKLQQRIVRMLTKMDNILVQAGIRLGSLVTDIGGKSMLSVIDALIAGERDAVRLSKLVYASKKNKENGKLAAALTGCMKEHHRFNLQMAKAEYDLLIKQSAEYIEKIEAICLRDFPRQSALLKTIPGVSRISSAVIIAETGADMKVFENSGKLSGWVGLRPKNDESAGKYKSTAITKGNRYLKPILVQVAWAASRCKGSYFKDKFNRLSIRKSSKKALIAIARKISVVVWNILKDLTPYNPALQVIYEPAKLDARIRYHQKEMERIAKLKP comes from the coding sequence ATGAAAACAGCAGGACTTGACGTGCATAAAGATAGTATTTTTTGTGCGGTATTTAATGGGAAGCATTATTCGGATGTGGAGGTTTTCGAAACCTTCAGTACGGGCATTCGACAGTTGGGAGCCTACTTGAAGGCTGCGGGTGTTCTCCGAGTAGCGATGGAGAGTACCAGTATTTACTGGATCCCGGTCTGGAATATTCTCTCTGAAATGGGCTTTGATCTGATGCTGGTGAATCCCTTTTTAATCAAACAGCTGCCCGGCCGCAAAAGCGATGTAAAGGATGCACAGTGGATTGCCCAGCTACTTCACAAAGATATGCTTCGCGGGAGTTTTGTGCCCGGTGAGCGAATACAGGAACTCAGGAGCTACACCCGTTCCTATAGCAAGTTGCAGCAGCGGATAGTCCGTATGCTTACCAAAATGGACAATATCCTCGTACAGGCCGGAATCCGTTTGGGTAGTCTTGTGACCGATATCGGAGGGAAAAGTATGCTGAGTGTCATTGATGCCCTGATAGCCGGGGAGCGTGATGCCGTACGTTTAAGCAAACTGGTCTATGCCAGTAAGAAGAACAAAGAAAACGGAAAGCTGGCAGCAGCACTAACCGGCTGCATGAAGGAGCACCACCGCTTCAACCTGCAGATGGCAAAAGCTGAATACGACCTGTTGATCAAGCAGTCTGCTGAGTATATAGAAAAGATTGAAGCTATCTGCCTGCGTGATTTTCCACGGCAGAGTGCCTTGCTAAAGACGATTCCCGGCGTTAGCCGTATCAGTTCCGCTGTGATCATCGCCGAGACCGGCGCAGACATGAAAGTTTTTGAAAACAGCGGTAAACTGAGCGGATGGGTCGGATTACGACCAAAGAATGATGAAAGCGCAGGGAAATATAAAAGTACAGCGATCACTAAAGGAAACAGATATCTCAAGCCAATACTGGTACAGGTTGCCTGGGCGGCAAGCCGCTGTAAAGGCTCCTATTTTAAAGACAAATTCAACCGTCTAAGTATAAGAAAATCCTCGAAAAAGGCCCTGATCGCTATCGCACGAAAAATATCCGTTGTTGTATGGAATATCCTAAAAGACTTAACCCCTTATAATCCGGCACTACAGGTGATCTACGAACCAGCCAAACTAGATGCCAGGATACGGTATCACCAAAAAGAAATGGAACGCATAGCGAAACTTAAACCATAA
- a CDS encoding nucleoid-associated protein, producing MFFHQDATFEALSIHRVGNKAQDEFYILSDAPVSLEGDEVLPGLLMQYFMSPFAKVNEVYRLYHPNGELELNEIFYFARQYFKEQLPFHDFSQQISKHLYEVSSHPKIKAGEVYVVALKNVQIEGEEHDAIGIFKSENKETYLKVYPEQGAFMLEYEQEAININKLDKGCIIINVEEEEGYKVLVLDQTNRQQEAVYWKDEFLQLRVRNDNFNQTGNYLKVYKNFVQEKLDETFELEKADKIDLMNKSMNYFKEKETFVQEEFEEEVLGNPQAIALFQDFKAGFEDEFDSPFQASFEIADKAVKKMESSYKSVLKLDKNFHIYVHGKREYLEKGYDEDKGMNYYKVYFENES from the coding sequence ATGTTTTTTCACCAAGATGCAACTTTTGAAGCGTTATCCATTCATCGTGTAGGCAATAAAGCGCAAGATGAATTTTATATTTTGTCGGATGCCCCGGTATCTCTTGAAGGAGATGAAGTGTTGCCTGGACTATTGATGCAGTATTTTATGAGTCCTTTTGCAAAGGTGAATGAGGTATATCGCTTATATCATCCGAATGGAGAGCTGGAACTGAATGAGATTTTCTATTTTGCAAGACAGTATTTTAAGGAGCAGCTTCCATTTCACGATTTTTCCCAACAAATTTCAAAACACCTTTATGAGGTATCCAGCCATCCAAAAATTAAAGCTGGGGAGGTGTACGTAGTTGCCTTAAAGAATGTACAGATCGAAGGGGAAGAACATGATGCCATTGGTATATTCAAATCGGAGAATAAAGAGACTTATTTGAAAGTATATCCGGAGCAAGGTGCTTTTATGTTGGAATATGAGCAGGAGGCGATCAATATCAATAAACTGGACAAAGGCTGTATTATTATCAATGTAGAAGAAGAAGAAGGTTATAAGGTGCTGGTTCTCGATCAGACAAACCGTCAACAGGAGGCAGTATACTGGAAAGATGAGTTTCTACAGCTGCGCGTGCGTAACGATAACTTCAATCAAACAGGGAATTATCTAAAAGTCTATAAGAACTTTGTTCAGGAAAAACTAGATGAGACATTTGAACTGGAGAAAGCGGACAAAATTGATTTGATGAACAAATCCATGAATTACTTTAAGGAAAAAGAAACTTTTGTCCAAGAAGAATTTGAGGAGGAAGTACTGGGCAATCCGCAGGCTATTGCTTTATTTCAGGACTTTAAAGCTGGTTTTGAAGACGAATTTGACTCCCCATTTCAGGCAAGTTTTGAAATAGCAGATAAAGCGGTGAAAAAAATGGAATCTTCTTATAAGTCTGTTTTAAAGCTGGATAAGAATTTTCATATCTATGTTCATGGCAAACGTGAATATCTTGAGAAGGGGTACGATGAGGATAAAGGCATGAATTATTACAAGGTCTATTTTGAGAACGAAAGTTAA